The genomic DNA GATAAAGCGGATTTCCCTCAGCAAAAGTCGGAAACCGAAAACCAGACTGATAAATCAACGAAATCGGAAGATAAAGAAGCCCCGGGCGAAATCCATCCGGAAACCGATAATCCGGATGAACTGGATCCGCGGCTTTTCAGCCCGTTGCAGGCTGCCGATGCGGCGCCGCCTGAAGAACGTATTCCGGAAATTGTGCCAACCGAAGAGCCTTCCACCGATAATGAAAGTGAAGAGGAAACCGATCAGCCACCAAGTGGATCCTGACCTGTCGACCACGAAACATTCCTAACGATTAGACTGACGGCTGACAGGAGTCAGCCGTTTTGTTATACTTAAGAATCAACCATTTTATGGTAAATACATGGAAATAACCGTCCTTCTTGATGCCTGTGCCCGCTACCTGCCGCCTGAGAAACTGGAAATTATCCAGGCGGCCTATGATTTTGCGGCCGAAGCGCACCTGGGACAAACCCGCCGCTCCGGCGAACCCTACATTGAACACCCCCTGGCCGTCGCCCTGGAACTGGCCGATCTTCAGTTGGACACCACCGCTATCGCCGCCGCCCTGCTGCACGACGTCCCGGAAGATTCCAATGTTACACTGGCCAAAATTGAGGCGAGTTTCGGCCCGGACGTCGCCCGGTTGGTTGACGGGGTAACCAAGCTGGCCAAGCTGTCATTGGCCGCCCCCGGTGAAACCCGATTTTCCGGCAATACCACCTACGAACGCCAGGCGGAAAACCTGCGTAAAATGCTGGTGGCGATGGCCGAAGACCTGCGGGTAGTGTTTATCAAGCTGTCTGACCGTCTCCATAATATGCGCACACTGGATGCCATGCCGCCGGACAAACAGAAGGACATCGCCCGGGAAACGATGGAAATATACGCCCCGCTGGCCCATCGGCTGGGTATCTGGGAGATCAAGTGGCAGCTTGAAGACCTTTCTTTCCGCTTTCTGGAGCCGGTACGCTATAAACAATTGGCCCGCCTCATCGCCGGCAAACGCGGGCAGCGCGAAGAGTTTATCGCCAAAGTTATTGATATCTTAAAGGCCGAATTTGAAAATTCCGGCCTCAAGCCGGAAGTCAACGGCCGGGCTAAGCACATCTTCTCGCTACACCAGAAAGCCGAAAAATACGCCGCTCAGGGACGGCATTTTGACGAAATTTATGACCTGTCGGCCATCCGGGTGCTGGTGAACTCCGTCCACGAATGTTATTCCGCCCTGGGCGCCGTTCATAATCTGTGGCATCCCATTCCCGGTTCTTTTGATGACTATATCGCCAACCCCAAACCCAACGGCTACCAGTCGCTCCACACCGCCGTACTTTCCCTTAACGGCACGCCGCTGGAGATTCAGATCCGCACTTATGAGATGCACCGGCTGGCTGAATACGGTGTGGCTGCACACTGGCGCTATAAGGCCAATGAACGCTCCGCCAGCCATAATGAAGACCGTATTTCCTGGTTGCGACAGTTGGTAGACTGGCACCGTGACTTGTCCGGCGCCGAGGAGTTTCTGGAATCGGTCAAGACCGACATCTTCAATGACCAGGTATTTGTCTTTACCCCGGGCGGTGAGATCAAGGACATGCCGAAAGGGGCAACCCCGCTGGATTTCGCCTACCGGGTACATACCGAACTGGGCAACCGTTGCATCGGGGCTAAAGTCAACGGTAAACTGGTCAGCCTGGACTATCAGCTCAAAAACGGTGAGGTCGTGGAGATTGTCACCACCCGCAAAAATAAGGGGCCGTCACGAGACTGGCTCAATCCAAATCTGGGCTATGTCAAGACCTCGCACGCCATTACCAAGATACGCCAGTGGTTTAAAAAACAGGAACGCACCGAAAACATAGAAAAAGGCAAGGAGATACTGGAGAAAGAGTTCCGCCACATGGGACTCAAGTTTCCGGAACTCAAGTCTCTGGCCGCCGGATATAACTACGATACCACCGATGATTTTCTGGCAGCCATCGGTTACGGCGGTCTTTCCGCCCATTCGGTGGCACTGACCCAGGTGCCGGTAGTTGACACGCCGAAAACAACCACACCGGAGGTGACCCAGCCGGTTAACCCACCGCCGGGGAAAGTGATTGATACCGGTATCTCTGTCATGGGCCTGGGTGACATTCTGACCAGGATGGCCGGGTGTTGCCAGCCGCTGCCGGGGGACGACATTGTGGGTTACGTCACCCGTTCTCAGGGCGTAACCATCCACCGGGCGGACTGTCATAACGTGACCAAGGAAGACGAGCCGGAACGCCTGATTCGGGTAGCCTGGGGCAGGAATGACCGCCTGTACCCGGCGCGCCTTCAGATTACGGCCTGGGACCGGGTTGGCCTGGTACGTGATATTTCCACGCTGATCGCCGATGAAAAGGTTAACATCACCAGCATGACCGTCTCAGAAAGCCCGGACCACGTCACCACCGTCGTGTTGTTCATTGAAACCAAGAGTCTTTCCCAGGTTGCCCGCCTGATTTCCAAGACAGAAGGCATCAAAGGCGTAACCAGTGTCATCCG from Dehalogenimonas sp. W includes the following:
- a CDS encoding bifunctional (p)ppGpp synthetase/guanosine-3',5'-bis(diphosphate) 3'-pyrophosphohydrolase, producing the protein MEITVLLDACARYLPPEKLEIIQAAYDFAAEAHLGQTRRSGEPYIEHPLAVALELADLQLDTTAIAAALLHDVPEDSNVTLAKIEASFGPDVARLVDGVTKLAKLSLAAPGETRFSGNTTYERQAENLRKMLVAMAEDLRVVFIKLSDRLHNMRTLDAMPPDKQKDIARETMEIYAPLAHRLGIWEIKWQLEDLSFRFLEPVRYKQLARLIAGKRGQREEFIAKVIDILKAEFENSGLKPEVNGRAKHIFSLHQKAEKYAAQGRHFDEIYDLSAIRVLVNSVHECYSALGAVHNLWHPIPGSFDDYIANPKPNGYQSLHTAVLSLNGTPLEIQIRTYEMHRLAEYGVAAHWRYKANERSASHNEDRISWLRQLVDWHRDLSGAEEFLESVKTDIFNDQVFVFTPGGEIKDMPKGATPLDFAYRVHTELGNRCIGAKVNGKLVSLDYQLKNGEVVEIVTTRKNKGPSRDWLNPNLGYVKTSHAITKIRQWFKKQERTENIEKGKEILEKEFRHMGLKFPELKSLAAGYNYDTTDDFLAAIGYGGLSAHSVALTQVPVVDTPKTTTPEVTQPVNPPPGKVIDTGISVMGLGDILTRMAGCCQPLPGDDIVGYVTRSQGVTIHRADCHNVTKEDEPERLIRVAWGRNDRLYPARLQITAWDRVGLVRDISTLIADEKVNITSMTVSESPDHVTTVVLFIETKSLSQVARLISKTEGIKGVTSVIRLGEDVKRPKADS